Proteins from a single region of Drosophila biarmipes strain raj3 chromosome 3R, RU_DBia_V1.1, whole genome shotgun sequence:
- the LOC108025042 gene encoding serine protease 1-like — MKLFVFLALAVAAASAVPAPAQKLTPVPMKDIQGRITNGYPAYEGKVPYIVGLSFSGNGGNWWCGGSIIGHTWVLTAAHCTNNANGVTINYGASIRTQPQYTHWVGSGDIIQHHHYNSGNLHNDISLIRTPHVDFWSLVNKVDVPSKNDRYQDYANWWAVASGWGGTYDGSPLPDWLQSVDVQIMSHSDCSRYWSLHDNMICINTNGGKSTCGGDSGGPLVTHEGNRLVGVTSFGSASGCQSGYPAVFTRVTGYLDWISDNTGISN; from the coding sequence ATGAAACTGTTCGTATTCCTGGCCTTGGCCGTGGCCGCGGCTTCGGCTGTGCCCGCTCCCGCCCAGAAGCTGACCCCGGTGCCCATGAAGGACATCCAGGGTCGCATCACCAACGGCTACCCGGCCTACGAGGGCAAGGTGCCCTACATCGTCGGCCTGAGCTTCAGCGGCAACGGCGGCAACTGGTGGTGCGGAGGCTCCATCATCGGCCACACCTGGGTCCTGACCGCCGCCCACTGCACCAACAACGCCAACGGCGTGACCATCAACTACGGAGCCAGCATCCGCACCCAGCCCCAGTACACCCACTGGGTGGGCAGTGGCGACATCATCCAGCACCACCACTACAACAGCGGCAACCTGCACAACGACATCTCCCTGATCCGCACACCGCACGTGGACTTCTGGAGCCTGGTCAACAAGGTGGACGTGCCCAGCAAGAACGACCGCTACCAGGACTACGCCAACTGGTGGGCCGTGGCCTCCGGCTGGGGCGGCACCTACGACGGCAGCCCACTCCCCGACTGGCTCCAGAGCGTGGACGTCCAGATCATGTCCCACAGCGACTGCAGCCGCTACTGGTCCCTCCACGACAACATGATCTGCATCAACACCAACGGCGGCAAGTCCACCTGCGGAGGCGACTCCGGCGGCCCCCTGGTCACGCACGAGGGCAACCGCCTGGTCGGAGTGACCTCCTTCGGCTCCGCCAGCGGCTGCCAGTCCGGCTACCCCGCCGTCTTCACCCGCGTCACCGGGTACCTCGACTGGATCAGCGACAACACCGGCATCTCCAACTAA
- the LOC108025513 gene encoding serine protease 1-like: MKLFVFLALAVAAASAVPAPAQKLTPVPMKDIQGRITNGYPAYEGKVPYIVGLSFSGNGGNWWCGGSIIGHTWVLTAAHCTNNANGVTINYGASIRTQPQYTHWVGSGDIIQHHHYNSGNLHNDISLIRTPHVDFWSLVNKVDVPSKNDRYQDYANWWAVASGWGGTYDGSPLPDWLQSVDVQIMSHSDCSRYWSLHDNMICINTNGGKSTCGGDSGGPLVTHEGNRLVGVTSFGSASGCQSGYPAVFTRVTGYLDWISDNTGISN; encoded by the coding sequence ATGAAACTGTTCGTATTCCTGGCCTTGGCCGTGGCCGCGGCTTCGGCTGTGCCCGCTCCCGCCCAGAAGCTGACCCCGGTGCCCATGAAGGACATCCAGGGTCGCATCACCAACGGCTACCCGGCCTACGAGGGCAAGGTGCCCTACATCGTCGGCCTGAGCTTCAGCGGCAACGGCGGCAACTGGTGGTGCGGAGGCTCCATCATCGGCCACACCTGGGTCCTGACCGCCGCCCACTGCACCAACAACGCCAACGGCGTGACCATCAACTACGGAGCCAGCATCCGCACCCAGCCCCAGTACACCCACTGGGTGGGCAGTGGCGACATCATCCAGCACCACCACTACAACAGCGGCAACCTGCACAACGACATCTCCCTGATCCGCACCCCGCACGTGGACTTCTGGAGCCTGGTCAACAAGGTGGACGTGCCCAGCAAGAACGACCGCTACCAGGACTACGCCAACTGGTGGGCCGTGGCCTCCGGCTGGGGCGGCACCTACGACGGCAGCCCACTCCCCGACTGGCTCCAGAGCGTGGACGTCCAGATCATGTCCCACAGCGACTGCAGCCGCTACTGGTCCCTCCACGACAACATGATCTGCATCAACACCAACGGCGGCAAGTCCACCTGCGGAGGCGACTCCGGCGGCCCCCTGGTCACGCACGAGGGCAACCGCCTGGTCGGAGTGACCTCCTTCGGCTCCGCCAGCGGCTGCCAGTCCGGCTACCCCGCCGTCTTCACCCGCGTCACCGGGTACCTCGACTGGATCAGCGACAACACCGGCATCTCCAACTAA
- the LOC108025086 gene encoding serine protease 3 codes for MRGLTLLSLVLFLGVCSALRFSHSAIHPRDLQIQHGWSIEGRITNGNQATEGQVPYIVGVSLNSNGNWWWCGGSIIGHTWVLTAAHCTAGADEASLYYGAINYNEPAFRHTVSKENFIRYPHYVGLDHDLALIRTPHVDFYSLVNKIELPSLDDRYNSYENSWVQASGWGAIYDGSNVVEDLRVVDLKVISVAECQAYYGTETASENTICVETPDGKATCQGDSGGPLVTKEGDKLIGITSFVSNYGCQVGGPAGFTRVTKYLEWIKEETGIYY; via the exons ATGAGGGGTCTTACACTCTTGTCGCTTGTGCTCTTCCTCGGGGTCTGTAGCGCCCTCAGGTTTTCCCACTCGGCCATCCACCCGCGGGATCTTCAGATTCAGCATGGGTGGAGCATCGAGGGTCGCATCACCAACGGAAATCAGGCGACCGAGGGTCAGGTGCCCTACATCGTGGGAGTCAGCCTGAACAGCAACGGAAACTGGTGGTGGTGCGGTGGATCCATAATTGGACACACCTGGGTGCTGACTGCGGCGCACTGTACCGCTGG TGCTGATGAAGCCTCACTGTACTACGGTGCCATTAACTACAACGAACCCGCCTTCCGACACACCGTCAGCAAGGAGAACTTTATCAGATACCCCCACTACGTCGGACTCGACCACGATCTGGCCCTGATCCGGACTCCCCATGTGGATTTCTACAGCCTGGTCAACAAGATCGAGCTGCCCAGCCTGGACGATCGCTACAATTCCTATGAGAACAGCTGGGTTCAGGCCTCCGGCTGGGGAGCCATCTACGATGGCAGCAACGTGGTCGAGGACTTGCGGGTGGTGGACCTGAAGGTGATCTCTGTGGCCGAGTGCCAGGCCTACTACGGCACGGAGACCGCCTCCGAGAACACCATCTGTGTGGAGACTCCCGACGGAAAGGCCACCTGCCAGGGCGACTCTGGCGGTCCTCTGGTCACCAAGGAGGGGGACAAGCTCATCGGAATCACCTCGTTTGTCTCCAACTACGGCTGCCAGGTTGGAGGACCTGCTGGCTTCACCAGGGTCACCAAGTACCTGGAGTGGATCAAGGAGGAGACTGGCATCTATTATTAA
- the LOC108025077 gene encoding serine protease 3-like, with protein MKAVVLLLAALGLCSGFTVPNKIVHPRDLKVEHHSIEGRITNGNEATEGQVPYIVGVSLNSNGNWWWCGGSIIGSTWVLTAAHCTANADEASLYYGAVNYNEPAFRHTVSSDNFIRYPGYVGNDHDLALIRTPRVDFNSLVNKIELPSLNDRYNSYENSWAQASGWGAIYDGSNVVEDLRVVDVRVISVSDCQAYYGTETATDNVICVDTPDGKSTCQGDSGGPLVTKEGDKLIGVTSFGSIYGCQSGAPAGFTRVTNYLEWIKEETGISY; from the exons ATGAAGGCAGTGGTACTCCTATTGGCAGCCCTAGGGCTCTGCAGTGGTTTCACTGTACCGAACAAGATTGTCCACCCACGGGATCTGAAGGTCGAGCACCACAGCATCGAGGGTCGTATCACCAACGGCAACGAGGCGACCGAGGGTCAGGTGCCCTACATCGTGGGAGTCAGCCTGAACAGCAACGGGAACTGGTGGTGGTGCGGGGGATCCATCATCGGAAGCACTTGGGTGCTGACAGCCGCCCACTGCACCGCTAA TGCCGACGAAGCCTCACTGTACTACGGTGCCGTTAACTACAACGAACCCGCCTTCCGGCACACCGTCAGCAGCGACAACTTCATCAGATACCCGGGCTACGTTGGCAACGACCACGACTTGGCCCTGATCCGGACTCCCCGCGTGGACTTCAACAGCCTGGTCAACAAGATCGAGCTGCCCAGCCTGAACGACCGCTACAACTCCTACGAGAACAGCTGGGCCCAGGCCTCCGGCTGGGGAGCCATCTACGATGGCAGCAACGTGGTGGAGGATCTGCGAGTGGTGGACGTCCGGGTGATCTCCGTTTCGGACTGCCAGGCCTACTATGGCACTGAGACGGCCACCGACAACGTCATCTGCGTGGACACTCCGGATGGCAAGTCCACCTGCCAGGGCGACTCCGGCGGTCCTCTGGTCACCAAGGAGGGTGACAAGCTCATCGGAGTTACCTCCTTTGGGTCCATTTATGGCTGCCAGTCTGGAGCCCCGGCTGGTTTCACCCGAGTGACCAACTACCTTGAGTGGATCAAGGAGGAGACCGGCATTTCCTATTAA